In the Sarcophilus harrisii chromosome 3, mSarHar1.11, whole genome shotgun sequence genome, one interval contains:
- the UBE2G1 gene encoding ubiquitin-conjugating enzyme E2 G1 → MHVPTRFLCVADALSYSDFKRGALTPPPLPRAESQSLGGDLVRRTSFLCSLRPPGAPPADCGKGASPHAAASCSPLSASLGLDQSFLFFSELNKNPVEGFSAGLIDDNDLYRWEVLIIGPPDTLYEGGVFKAHLTFPKDYPLRPPKMKFITEIWHPNVDKNGDVCISILHEPGEDKYGYEKPEERWLPIHTVETIMISVISMLADPNGDSPANVDAAKEWREDRNGEFKRKVARCVRKSQETAFE, encoded by the exons ATGCATGTTCCCACACGGTTTCTCTGTGTGGCAGACGCCCTGAGCTATTCAGACTTCAAGCGAGGGGCTCTGACTCCACCTCCGTTGCCACGAGCAGAGAGCCAGTCGCTGGGGGGTGATCTTGTTAGGAGAACCTCGTTTTTGTGCTCTTTGCGCCCCCCCGGAGCTCCCCCTGCAGACTGCGGGAAAGGGGCTTCCCCTCACGCGGCCGCCAGTTGTTCCCCACTCAGTGCCAGCCTTGGGCTTGACcagagttttctctttttctcagagCTCAACAAAAATCCAGTGGAAGGCTTTTCAGCTGGTTTAATAGATGACAACGACCTGTACAGATGGGAAGTCCTGATCATTGGCCCCCCGGACACTCTGTA TGAAGGGGGTGTTTTCAAAGCTCATCTCACTTTCCCAAAAGACTACCCCCTCAGACCACCAAAAATGAAGTTCATCACGGAAATCTGGCACCCAAACG TTGACAAGAATGGCGACGTGTGCATTTCCATCCTCCATGAACCCGGGGAAGACAAGTATGGCTACGAGAAGCCGGAGGAGCGCTGGCTCCCCATCCACACGGTGGAGACCATCATGATTAGCGTCATCTCGATGCTGGCGGACCCCAACGGAGACTCGCCCGCCAACGTGGACGCAGCC aaagaatggagggaagacCGAAACGGAGAGTTCAAAAGGAAAGTCGCCCGCTGCGTGAGGAAAAGCCAAGAGACAGCTTTTGAGTGA